One genomic segment of Allocatelliglobosispora scoriae includes these proteins:
- a CDS encoding acyltransferase domain-containing protein, producing MRSSETPGRPSPVGSVPGTSAPAGTVHLFPGQGDFAVSSLAAGLRRSDALRRTAVAVFDQVDQVATERELPELGPWLLSADPPSGRDLAAAPAGTPQLAMYGVAVLLHQALCNVRGVPRAVLGVSFGEIAAMTAAGILSISDGARIAHDLARILTACPGALTQLSCDEKTAEKLIAAADAWDVAVACVNDDRESIVSGSLAGLAAVELQAEKDGVDTARLRLPFAAHHPSFTPQAAEFARAVRSYPLGAARFPIYSAVAGRAYTSDDDLAAGLADCLIRPVRLPGVLHQIADLRPTALFEAGTGSALSRSARRVLSDQPVAILAPLVQSDFPW from the coding sequence GTGCGCTCTTCTGAGACCCCCGGTCGGCCGTCGCCGGTCGGCTCCGTCCCGGGGACCTCCGCCCCCGCTGGCACGGTCCACCTGTTCCCGGGACAGGGCGACTTCGCCGTCAGCTCGCTCGCCGCCGGCCTCCGCCGGAGTGATGCGCTGCGCCGAACGGCCGTGGCGGTCTTCGACCAGGTCGACCAGGTCGCTACCGAACGGGAGCTGCCGGAACTGGGGCCGTGGCTGCTCAGCGCGGACCCTCCCTCCGGCCGCGACCTCGCCGCAGCCCCCGCCGGCACGCCCCAGCTCGCGATGTACGGCGTGGCGGTGCTGCTCCACCAGGCACTGTGCAACGTGCGTGGCGTCCCCCGGGCCGTGCTCGGAGTCAGCTTCGGGGAGATCGCCGCGATGACCGCAGCCGGGATTCTGTCGATCAGCGACGGTGCCCGCATCGCCCATGACCTCGCGCGGATCCTCACCGCATGCCCCGGCGCCCTGACCCAGCTGAGCTGCGACGAGAAGACCGCCGAGAAGCTCATCGCTGCCGCAGACGCCTGGGACGTGGCAGTGGCCTGCGTCAACGACGACCGCGAGAGCATCGTCAGCGGTTCACTCGCCGGGTTGGCAGCCGTCGAACTCCAAGCCGAGAAGGACGGGGTGGATACCGCGCGGCTGCGACTCCCGTTCGCAGCACACCACCCGTCCTTCACGCCTCAGGCCGCGGAGTTCGCGCGCGCAGTGCGCAGCTATCCGCTGGGCGCCGCCCGCTTCCCGATCTACTCGGCGGTGGCCGGTCGCGCCTACACCTCCGACGACGACCTCGCCGCCGGCCTGGCCGACTGCCTGATCCGACCGGTCCGGCTGCCGGGCGTCCTACATCAGATCGCCGACCTGCGACCGACCGCGCTGTTCGAGGCCGGCACCGGCAGCGCGTTGTCCCGCAGCGCCCGCCGAGTGCTTTCCGACCAACCAGTTGCCATCCTGGCCCCGCTGGTGCAGTCCGATTTCCCCTGGTGA
- a CDS encoding tetratricopeptide repeat protein → MRTPLNPNTRLRALVQEAGWTGGAFAQAVNSCGNEIGLVLRYDRTSVAHWLAGVCPRAPVPALIAEALTRRLGRVISLDATGLTRGGSRLADEADRAASAAGSLLALHAGGPGRSVFVYRAASSPASTTAGTVPAPLRRAVATDVSAADVRAVELMVEVFADADAAFGGGRARTALAGYLAALAPLLHARRPARVRDRLLAVTAQLSYLCGFMHFDDGLHGDAQKYYQTAWELGGHAGRPELAALSLRALSVQARALGHYSHALQLAESALSTGGSTVPPVTRAFLHGQVAVAQGATGDRHAAFSQLRLAEAHLERAAGDLLLGGYHRAALAHQEAAVHAHLGKRAAAAASLEISLRSRPDSERRSRAFLLSRLAEIHLANGHLDRAVQTWDLFLDDYPHLESGRVNGALASMRSKVRPFQRHSPAAALLRRAQRLRR, encoded by the coding sequence ATGCGGACCCCGCTGAATCCCAACACCCGACTTCGGGCACTGGTCCAGGAGGCCGGTTGGACCGGAGGCGCGTTCGCTCAAGCCGTCAATTCCTGCGGCAACGAGATCGGCCTGGTTCTGCGCTATGACCGGACCTCGGTCGCGCATTGGCTGGCCGGAGTCTGTCCCCGTGCTCCGGTTCCGGCACTGATCGCCGAGGCGCTCACCCGGCGGCTGGGCAGGGTCATCTCGCTGGACGCGACCGGGCTGACCCGCGGCGGATCGCGACTGGCCGACGAGGCGGACCGGGCGGCGAGCGCGGCAGGCAGCCTGCTCGCCCTCCATGCCGGCGGACCGGGACGGTCCGTCTTCGTCTACCGTGCGGCGTCGTCACCCGCCTCGACCACGGCGGGCACGGTGCCGGCCCCGCTCCGCCGAGCGGTCGCGACCGACGTATCGGCCGCCGACGTGAGGGCGGTCGAACTCATGGTCGAGGTGTTCGCCGACGCCGACGCTGCGTTCGGCGGTGGGCGCGCCCGCACGGCCCTCGCCGGTTACCTCGCCGCGCTCGCGCCCCTGCTGCACGCGCGGAGACCGGCTCGGGTACGGGACCGGCTGCTCGCCGTCACCGCCCAGTTGAGCTACCTGTGCGGCTTCATGCACTTCGACGACGGGCTGCACGGCGATGCCCAGAAGTACTACCAGACCGCCTGGGAGCTGGGCGGGCATGCGGGGCGCCCGGAACTGGCCGCCCTGTCGCTGCGCGCATTGAGCGTGCAGGCCCGAGCACTCGGCCACTACTCCCATGCGCTTCAGCTGGCCGAGAGCGCGCTCTCCACGGGCGGTTCGACGGTCCCGCCCGTGACCCGCGCGTTCCTCCACGGCCAGGTGGCAGTGGCGCAGGGGGCCACCGGCGACCGGCACGCCGCCTTCTCGCAGCTGCGCCTCGCCGAAGCGCACCTGGAGCGAGCCGCCGGCGACCTCCTCCTGGGCGGCTATCACCGTGCCGCGCTCGCCCACCAGGAGGCTGCCGTCCATGCCCACCTGGGCAAACGCGCCGCGGCCGCGGCGTCACTGGAGATCTCGCTTCGTTCTCGTCCCGACAGCGAGCGCCGGTCCCGAGCATTCCTGCTGTCCCGCCTCGCCGAGATCCACCTGGCCAACGGACACCTCGACCGCGCCGTCCAGACCTGGGACCTGTTCCTGGACGACTACCCGCATCTGGAATCCGGACGGGTCAATGGTGCGCTGGCGTCAATGCGGAGCAAGGTGCGCCCCTTCCAGCGGCACTCGCCGGCTGCGGCGTTGCTCCGTCGGGCGCAGCGGTTGCGCCGCTAG
- a CDS encoding MFS transporter, whose product MQTATRTVNSKLLVLYLSLGGLAFAVLQSLVAPALSTIGHELKVSTADISWILTAYLLAASVLTPILGRLGDMIGKRKVLIGVLATLAVGTLLAALAPNLTVLIVARVLQGAAGAILPLSIGIVRDQLPRERVSVTVGLLSAIFGVGAGVGIVAAGPIVEHLSWHWLFWLPLVLVVIALLGAIFGMPESTVRKPGRLDVLGASILTVSLISLLLAISKGQSWGWGEPKTLGLLALGAIALVVFVFVERRVAEPLIDMRLIAIRGVWATNIVAVILGFAMFGTFVLVPTLLQLPAITGYGFGKSVSQAGLFLLPTVLMMIVFGPLAGLLDRRYGPKVPMFLGVVSVTAAFVLPALGHGAIWQILASGLLTGAGIGLAFAAMSNAIIESVPAAQTGEASSVNTIARTIGSSIGTAVIAAVITSHSTPQGLPTDTAFTAGFWVCAAVAALAILAALALPSARRRHEQAVSAGVEDLPPEPEELHLPHLRHHADESVRS is encoded by the coding sequence ATGCAAACCGCCACCCGCACCGTCAACAGCAAGCTCCTGGTGCTCTACCTGTCACTGGGAGGCCTGGCGTTCGCGGTGCTGCAGTCGCTGGTCGCGCCCGCGCTATCGACCATCGGGCACGAGTTGAAGGTCTCCACCGCCGACATCAGCTGGATCCTCACGGCATACCTGTTGGCCGCCTCCGTGCTGACGCCCATCCTCGGCCGCCTCGGCGACATGATCGGCAAGCGCAAGGTCCTGATCGGCGTCCTGGCCACCCTCGCCGTCGGCACCCTGCTCGCCGCGCTCGCCCCGAACCTGACCGTGCTGATCGTCGCCCGCGTGCTGCAGGGCGCGGCCGGCGCGATCCTGCCGCTGTCTATCGGCATCGTCCGCGACCAGCTGCCCCGGGAGAGGGTCAGCGTCACCGTCGGCCTGCTCTCGGCGATCTTCGGCGTCGGCGCCGGTGTCGGCATCGTGGCCGCCGGTCCGATCGTGGAGCACCTCTCCTGGCACTGGCTGTTCTGGCTGCCGCTGGTCCTGGTCGTCATCGCGCTGCTCGGCGCCATCTTCGGCATGCCGGAGTCGACGGTGCGCAAGCCCGGCCGACTCGACGTGCTCGGCGCCTCGATCCTGACCGTCTCGCTCATCTCGCTGCTGCTCGCCATCAGCAAGGGCCAGTCCTGGGGCTGGGGCGAGCCGAAGACCCTCGGCCTGCTGGCGCTCGGCGCGATCGCGCTGGTCGTCTTCGTGTTCGTGGAGCGCCGGGTCGCCGAGCCGCTCATCGACATGCGCCTGATCGCCATCCGCGGTGTCTGGGCGACCAACATCGTCGCCGTGATCCTCGGATTCGCGATGTTCGGGACCTTCGTCCTCGTCCCCACGCTGCTGCAGCTGCCCGCGATCACCGGCTACGGCTTCGGCAAGTCGGTCTCGCAGGCCGGCCTGTTCCTGCTGCCCACGGTCCTGATGATGATCGTCTTCGGCCCGCTCGCCGGGCTGCTGGACCGCCGTTACGGACCCAAGGTGCCGATGTTCCTCGGCGTCGTCTCCGTCACCGCCGCGTTCGTGCTGCCCGCCCTCGGGCACGGCGCGATCTGGCAGATCCTCGCCTCAGGACTGCTGACCGGTGCCGGCATCGGCCTGGCCTTCGCGGCGATGTCCAACGCCATCATCGAGAGCGTGCCCGCCGCGCAGACCGGTGAGGCGAGCAGCGTCAACACGATCGCCCGGACCATCGGCAGCAGCATCGGCACCGCCGTCATCGCCGCCGTGATCACCTCGCACAGCACGCCGCAGGGCCTGCCCACCGATACGGCGTTCACCGCCGGGTTCTGGGTCTGCGCCGCCGTCGCCGCCCTGGCGATCCTCGCCGCGCTCGCCCTGCCCTCGGCCCGCCGCCGCCACGAGCAGGCCGTCAGCGCCGGTGTCGAGGACCTGCCGCCGGAGCCCGAGGAGCTGCACCTGCCGCACCTGCGCCACCACGCGGACGAGAGCGTCCGCAGCTGA
- a CDS encoding HEAT repeat domain-containing protein, with the protein MEITELLDRLGAGAQPVRQAAAAELIDLGEDAVAAVAALMRADVSTVATETAASVLWRIGLPALGPVVEMLDGHPAEMVRWKASLALGSIADKLTDLAPVARLLAHPSPRVRTAAAYTLQGRGERALPHAGELITLLDDPDPQVRERAGWALPHLGPGVVPALQRIRRDGPGRLRARVLTALADTDPDALDLRDKAALRRLIRVKQLTEVPAPMHLCGLWLALPTTDQAAVLAALDLSDPFPVTMRLGESAWNHDNHSGGVLDDHSGHARAYVTPALDGWTLVFGRTPSHDHDPDTWAEQTQRQCAELSGVFGAAHGYIMSCGDGFTSWCIAEHGAVIRFYAVEHDTEIGPPHPAEAGYLLPDQRPALPADAFDGVDLRDQAAVGARWDQLKLDHAIPDTCTATTIARQLSVDPAAMGPHLRVEGGGVIARTACGRDLPTPPGALEI; encoded by the coding sequence GTGGAGATCACCGAACTGCTGGACCGGCTCGGTGCCGGGGCCCAACCGGTCCGCCAGGCTGCGGCGGCCGAGCTGATAGATCTTGGTGAGGACGCGGTTGCGGCGGTCGCGGCACTGATGCGTGCTGACGTGTCGACGGTGGCGACCGAGACTGCGGCCAGCGTGCTGTGGCGGATCGGGCTGCCCGCGCTCGGCCCCGTGGTCGAGATGCTGGACGGACATCCAGCCGAGATGGTCCGCTGGAAGGCGTCGCTCGCGTTGGGCTCCATCGCAGACAAGCTGACCGACCTGGCTCCTGTCGCACGGCTGCTGGCACACCCCAGCCCGCGGGTCCGCACCGCCGCCGCCTACACATTGCAGGGTCGCGGCGAGCGCGCCCTCCCGCATGCCGGAGAGCTGATCACGCTGCTGGACGATCCCGATCCGCAGGTGCGCGAGCGAGCCGGATGGGCCCTGCCGCACCTCGGCCCGGGAGTGGTGCCGGCCCTGCAGCGGATCCGCCGAGACGGCCCTGGCCGGCTGCGGGCCCGGGTCCTCACCGCCCTCGCCGACACCGACCCCGATGCCCTCGACCTCCGCGATAAGGCGGCGCTGCGGCGGTTGATCCGCGTCAAGCAGCTCACCGAGGTCCCCGCCCCGATGCACCTGTGCGGGTTATGGCTGGCCCTGCCCACCACCGACCAGGCCGCCGTGCTGGCGGCGCTGGATCTCAGCGACCCGTTCCCGGTGACGATGCGGCTGGGGGAGTCTGCCTGGAACCACGACAACCACAGCGGCGGCGTCCTCGACGATCACTCAGGGCACGCCCGCGCCTACGTCACACCCGCGCTGGACGGGTGGACGCTGGTCTTCGGCCGGACGCCGTCGCACGACCACGACCCCGACACCTGGGCGGAGCAGACCCAGCGGCAGTGCGCGGAGCTCAGCGGCGTCTTCGGTGCGGCGCACGGATACATCATGAGCTGCGGGGACGGGTTCACCTCATGGTGCATCGCCGAACATGGCGCGGTCATCAGGTTCTACGCCGTCGAGCACGACACGGAGATCGGGCCACCGCACCCCGCCGAGGCCGGATACCTCCTGCCCGACCAGCGACCAGCCCTGCCGGCCGACGCTTTCGACGGCGTCGACCTCCGAGACCAAGCGGCCGTCGGGGCGCGCTGGGATCAGCTGAAACTCGACCATGCGATTCCGGACACCTGTACCGCCACGACGATCGCCCGGCAGCTCTCCGTCGATCCCGCCGCCATGGGTCCGCACCTGCGTGTGGAGGGCGGCGGAGTCATCGCCCGTACGGCTTGTGGACGGGACCTACCCACCCCGCCGGGCGCCCTGGAGATCTAG
- a CDS encoding cupin domain-containing protein has product MSILHVPADSADVVRTPSGVLLPADIDPFHRRLHRIASDGLVAQTTQTPGMQRLEAISGKTVGARNLWMGQTHVPGATRSADHHHGASETAIFVVSGTPVFVFIDLEGEEPVETRIQTGPGDYIFVPPYVPHREENPDPETEAVVVIARTTQEAIVVNLDGLDWSAVTLA; this is encoded by the coding sequence ATGAGCATCCTGCACGTCCCCGCCGACTCCGCCGACGTCGTGCGTACGCCGAGCGGGGTGCTGCTGCCCGCCGACATCGACCCCTTCCACCGGCGACTGCACCGGATCGCGTCGGACGGGCTGGTCGCGCAGACGACGCAGACGCCGGGCATGCAGCGGCTGGAGGCGATCAGCGGCAAGACCGTCGGCGCCCGCAACCTGTGGATGGGCCAGACGCACGTCCCGGGGGCGACGAGGTCGGCCGACCACCACCATGGCGCGTCCGAGACCGCCATCTTCGTCGTCTCCGGCACCCCGGTCTTCGTCTTCATTGACCTGGAGGGCGAGGAGCCGGTGGAGACCCGGATCCAGACCGGCCCGGGCGACTACATCTTCGTGCCGCCCTATGTGCCGCACCGCGAGGAGAACCCGGACCCGGAGACCGAGGCGGTCGTCGTGATCGCCCGGACCACGCAGGAGGCGATCGTCGTCAACCTCGACGGCCTCGACTGGAGCGCGGTCACCCTGGCCTGA
- a CDS encoding LysR substrate-binding domain-containing protein, translating to MSRILDIAPLRSFVAVADCGGFQRAAAALYLSQGAISQHVRRLETAIGRPLVERQGRGSRFTGDGEILLRQARRILAVHDETLCEFGVEPEQTLVIGSTEHAAAQLLPELAGALTDTFPDWRVRFRIDRGAQLRSVLADGRIDVALLLGPADHPDAQVVGELELTWYSAPAWQPPRRREPIPLVAFDAPCALRTRALDTLAAHRLTAEVACEAAHLAGVQAAVQAGLGVGLMATLGQTPQGLVARDDLPAAQPLALSVWSRRGLRSELAAGTADALRRLLARTDAGSAAPVLALQGA from the coding sequence ATGAGCCGCATCCTGGACATCGCCCCCCTGCGCAGCTTCGTGGCGGTCGCGGACTGCGGCGGTTTCCAACGCGCAGCCGCGGCGCTCTATCTCAGTCAGGGCGCCATCAGCCAGCACGTCCGCCGGCTGGAGACCGCGATCGGCCGCCCGCTCGTCGAGCGGCAGGGCCGCGGTTCGCGGTTCACCGGCGACGGCGAGATCCTGCTGCGCCAGGCCCGGCGCATCCTCGCCGTGCACGACGAGACGCTCTGCGAGTTCGGCGTCGAGCCGGAGCAGACCCTGGTGATCGGCTCGACCGAGCACGCCGCCGCGCAGCTGCTGCCGGAGCTGGCCGGTGCCCTGACCGACACGTTCCCCGACTGGCGGGTGCGGTTCCGCATCGACCGCGGCGCGCAGCTGCGCTCGGTGCTCGCCGATGGGCGCATCGACGTCGCGCTGCTGCTCGGCCCCGCCGACCACCCCGACGCGCAGGTCGTCGGCGAGCTGGAGCTGACGTGGTATTCGGCGCCCGCCTGGCAGCCGCCGCGACGGCGCGAGCCGATCCCGCTCGTCGCGTTCGACGCGCCCTGCGCACTGCGGACCCGGGCACTGGACACGCTCGCGGCGCACCGGCTCACCGCCGAGGTCGCCTGCGAGGCGGCACACCTCGCCGGGGTCCAGGCGGCGGTCCAGGCCGGTCTCGGTGTCGGGCTGATGGCGACCCTCGGGCAGACGCCGCAGGGTCTCGTGGCCCGCGACGACCTGCCCGCGGCGCAGCCGCTCGCACTCTCCGTGTGGTCGCGCCGAGGGCTGCGCTCCGAACTCGCCGCCGGCACCGCCGACGCGCTGCGCCGCCTGCTCGCCCGCACCGACGCGGGATCCGCCGCACCCGTTCTCGCCCTCCAAGGAGCCTGA
- a CDS encoding LLM class flavin-dependent oxidoreductase → MTERTLKLGAVLLGVGGPGQHNTWLSPEIPGDASVDVRWYIARAQQAEAAGFDLVFIVDSQFITPDSPHHYLNRLEPLTLLSAIAVHTTNIGLVGTLTTSYNDPYNLARRLASLDVISGGRAGWNVVATGDGGTAGNYGRDEHYDYAARYGRALEHVRVAQGLWDSYEDDAFPRDKERGVFFDRSRQHALNHVGEHFSVVGPLNIQRSPQGQPVIFQAGDSEEGRDLGAAVGEAIFTHSRTIEQGQAFSRDIKARAAAKGRNPDHVIIFPGISPILANTDELAREKEQQILGAKSFDRALAELGRPFGWHDFTQYDLDAPFPDLGDLGDRSFKTHAERIKQLAKENGFTLRQVVQHQLDSQRSPFVGSPLTVANEIERWFRAGAFDGLNITITVPSEFARFTDEVLPILRERGVVRTGYRSTTLRGNLGLPIPENVHTAARNAEPQVPAPVAAPVPSLVP, encoded by the coding sequence GTGACCGAACGCACCCTCAAACTCGGCGCCGTCCTGCTCGGCGTCGGCGGGCCGGGCCAGCACAACACCTGGCTCAGCCCCGAGATACCCGGCGACGCCAGCGTCGACGTCCGCTGGTACATCGCCCGCGCCCAGCAGGCCGAGGCGGCCGGCTTCGACCTGGTGTTCATCGTGGACAGCCAGTTCATCACCCCGGATTCGCCCCACCACTACCTCAACCGGCTCGAACCGCTCACGCTGCTCTCGGCGATCGCGGTGCACACCACCAACATCGGCCTCGTCGGCACGCTGACCACCTCCTACAACGACCCCTACAACCTGGCCCGGCGGCTCGCCTCGCTGGACGTGATCAGCGGCGGCCGGGCCGGGTGGAACGTCGTGGCGACCGGCGACGGCGGCACCGCCGGCAACTACGGCCGCGACGAGCACTACGACTACGCCGCCCGCTACGGCCGAGCCCTGGAGCACGTCCGGGTCGCGCAGGGCCTGTGGGACTCCTATGAGGACGACGCCTTCCCCCGGGACAAGGAGCGCGGCGTCTTCTTCGACCGCTCCCGGCAGCACGCGCTGAACCACGTGGGGGAGCACTTCTCGGTGGTGGGGCCGCTGAACATCCAGCGCTCGCCGCAGGGGCAGCCGGTGATCTTCCAAGCCGGCGATTCGGAGGAGGGCCGCGACCTCGGCGCCGCCGTCGGCGAGGCGATCTTCACCCACTCCCGCACGATCGAGCAGGGGCAGGCGTTCTCCCGCGACATCAAGGCGCGCGCCGCCGCGAAGGGCCGCAACCCCGACCACGTCATCATCTTCCCCGGCATCAGCCCGATCCTCGCCAACACCGACGAGCTGGCGCGGGAGAAGGAGCAGCAGATCCTCGGCGCGAAGAGCTTCGACCGCGCCCTCGCCGAGCTCGGCCGCCCCTTCGGCTGGCACGACTTCACGCAGTACGACCTCGACGCGCCCTTCCCGGACCTCGGCGATCTCGGCGACCGCAGCTTCAAGACCCACGCGGAGCGGATCAAGCAGCTCGCCAAGGAGAACGGCTTCACCCTGCGCCAGGTCGTGCAGCACCAGCTCGACTCGCAGCGCTCCCCGTTCGTCGGCTCGCCGCTGACCGTCGCGAACGAGATCGAGCGGTGGTTCCGGGCCGGCGCCTTCGACGGACTCAACATCACCATCACCGTGCCGAGCGAGTTCGCCCGGTTCACCGACGAGGTCCTGCCGATCCTGCGCGAGCGCGGCGTCGTGCGGACCGGCTACCGGTCGACCACGCTGCGCGGCAACCTCGGCCTGCCGATCCCCGAGAACGTCCACACCGCGGCCCGCAACGCCGAGCCGCAGGTCCCCGCCCCCGTCGCCGCTCCCGTCCCGAGCCTCGTGCCGTGA
- a CDS encoding ABC transporter substrate-binding protein, with protein MTTTRRRRWLVAAATAAALALGGCATGTGSSTAETTLRWAIALPAHWDPVVSGSGAQFRILSLAYASLVEIDENGKAVPSLAASWDYNATGDQVTFRLRPNLKFSDGEPLDAQAVKLYLERAKTQKNSALFGDLTSIKEITAKGDLDVVINLTQVDYQIPLLLGERVAQITSPKAAQDPAKLDQSPVGAGPFVVTEIVPGSHVYLKKNPDYWDAANIKIDRVEVHAAPDSATIVSSLQTGVYDFASLDATQIKAAKAAKLDVVFQPGYNASNISINVNKKPFDNPKVVDAVRYAVNRQEFVDKVTFGYGKATDQAFPPGYIAYDEESANKYPYDVAKAKALLAEAGYAPGDIKIDFVIPAQSTAAEIIQSQLAAIGITTTIKVNPNWSTPFFAKDLTLSVYGTTGRESPVQTLTAHFGPNGPLNLSTPYQPEGFEAAVALARQTPLDSPDYAKNLKAATRVGLQSRALVFTYSFPNVFVKSPRVSAITPIPGQIHWAGLTVASS; from the coding sequence ATGACCACCACACGACGTAGGAGATGGCTCGTCGCAGCCGCCACCGCAGCGGCTCTGGCGCTGGGGGGTTGCGCCACCGGCACCGGCAGCTCCACCGCCGAGACCACCCTGCGGTGGGCGATCGCACTGCCCGCGCACTGGGACCCCGTGGTCAGCGGCAGCGGTGCGCAGTTCCGGATCCTCTCCCTGGCGTACGCGTCGCTGGTCGAGATCGACGAGAACGGCAAGGCGGTGCCGAGCCTGGCTGCGAGCTGGGACTACAACGCCACCGGGGACCAGGTCACCTTCCGCCTGCGGCCGAACCTGAAGTTCTCCGACGGCGAGCCGCTCGACGCGCAGGCCGTCAAGCTCTACCTCGAGCGCGCCAAGACCCAGAAGAACTCCGCGCTCTTCGGCGACCTCACCTCGATCAAGGAGATCACGGCCAAGGGCGACCTCGACGTCGTCATCAACCTGACCCAGGTCGACTACCAGATCCCGCTGCTGCTCGGCGAGCGCGTCGCGCAGATCACCAGCCCGAAGGCCGCGCAGGACCCGGCGAAGCTCGACCAGTCCCCGGTCGGCGCGGGACCCTTCGTCGTCACCGAGATCGTGCCGGGCTCGCACGTCTACCTGAAGAAGAACCCGGACTACTGGGACGCGGCGAACATCAAGATCGACCGGGTCGAGGTGCACGCCGCACCGGACTCCGCCACCATCGTCTCCAGCCTGCAGACCGGCGTCTACGACTTCGCCTCCCTCGACGCCACGCAGATCAAGGCGGCGAAGGCGGCCAAGCTGGACGTGGTCTTCCAACCGGGCTACAACGCCTCCAACATCAGCATCAACGTCAACAAGAAGCCGTTCGACAACCCGAAGGTCGTCGACGCGGTCCGCTACGCGGTCAACCGCCAGGAGTTCGTCGACAAGGTCACCTTCGGCTACGGCAAGGCGACCGACCAGGCGTTCCCGCCCGGGTACATCGCCTACGACGAGGAGTCGGCGAACAAGTACCCCTACGACGTGGCGAAGGCGAAGGCGCTGCTCGCCGAGGCCGGATACGCACCCGGTGACATCAAGATCGATTTTGTGATCCCGGCGCAGTCCACGGCGGCCGAGATCATCCAGTCGCAGCTCGCCGCGATCGGCATCACCACCACGATCAAGGTCAACCCGAACTGGTCCACCCCGTTCTTCGCCAAGGACCTCACCCTGTCGGTCTACGGCACCACCGGCCGCGAATCGCCGGTGCAGACCCTCACCGCCCACTTCGGCCCCAACGGTCCGCTGAACCTGAGCACGCCGTACCAGCCGGAGGGTTTCGAAGCCGCGGTGGCGCTGGCGCGCCAGACGCCGCTGGACTCGCCGGACTACGCCAAGAACCTGAAGGCGGCGACCCGCGTCGGGCTGCAGAGCCGGGCGCTGGTCTTCACCTACTCGTTCCCGAACGTCTTCGTGAAGAGCCCGCGGGTCTCCGCCATCACCCCCATCCCCGGCCAGATCCACTGGGCCGGCCTCACGGTGGCGTCGTCATGA
- a CDS encoding ABC transporter permease — protein MSAARIRRAAGRTAAVAARSIGIFVPVFLVATFVTFALRSLSGLSPAQVQLGESATPESIARIEHEWGLDRPFLTQYGDWFGKVLAGDLGTSWYNGADISRLLAEGAVISLSVAGLALLIGVVLGFGFGTLAALRRTTWIDRTITGVMTFISVMPSFVVGIVLVAVFAVSLGWLPSAGYVPAERGTGLWLAHIILPAIALSFDTVSDVARQLRAGLVAAASENYVTGAVVRGLSPRRIFFRHILRNGIGPAVTVLGLKFPNLLGGAVVTESIFGMPGFGQFAASSAQRGDVPAVQGVLVVSIVLVVVFNVLVNIILTRVTPASARGV, from the coding sequence ATGAGCGCGGCCCGCATTCGCCGGGCGGCGGGCCGCACCGCCGCCGTGGCAGCGCGATCGATCGGAATCTTCGTCCCGGTGTTCCTGGTGGCGACCTTCGTGACCTTCGCGCTGCGGTCGCTGAGCGGGCTCAGCCCGGCGCAGGTGCAGCTCGGCGAGTCGGCGACACCGGAGTCGATCGCCCGCATCGAGCACGAGTGGGGCCTGGACCGGCCCTTCCTCACCCAGTACGGCGACTGGTTCGGCAAGGTCCTCGCAGGCGACCTCGGAACCAGCTGGTACAACGGGGCCGACATCTCCCGGCTGCTCGCCGAGGGCGCGGTGATCAGCCTCTCGGTCGCTGGGCTGGCCCTGCTCATCGGCGTGGTGCTCGGGTTCGGCTTCGGCACCCTGGCGGCGCTGCGGCGGACCACCTGGATCGACCGCACCATCACCGGTGTCATGACCTTCATCTCGGTCATGCCGTCCTTCGTGGTGGGCATCGTCCTCGTGGCGGTCTTCGCGGTGTCGCTGGGCTGGCTCCCCTCCGCCGGGTACGTCCCGGCGGAGCGGGGGACCGGGCTCTGGCTGGCGCACATCATCCTGCCGGCGATCGCGCTCAGCTTCGACACCGTCTCCGACGTCGCCCGGCAACTCCGGGCCGGGCTGGTCGCGGCGGCGTCGGAGAACTACGTCACCGGCGCCGTCGTCCGCGGGCTCAGCCCGCGCCGGATCTTCTTCCGGCACATCCTGCGCAACGGCATCGGACCGGCGGTCACGGTGCTCGGCCTGAAATTCCCCAACCTGCTCGGCGGCGCCGTCGTCACCGAGTCGATCTTCGGGATGCCCGGGTTCGGGCAGTTCGCCGCGAGCTCGGCGCAGCGCGGCGACGTCCCGGCCGTCCAGGGCGTCCTGGTCGTCTCCATCGTCCTCGTCGTCGTCTTCAACGTCCTGGTCAACATCATCCTGACCCGGGTCACCCCGGCCTCGGCGAGAGGGGTCTGA